The Lolium perenne isolate Kyuss_39 chromosome 6, Kyuss_2.0, whole genome shotgun sequence genome segment CCAACCGGacacaaacggacacgcggatgcgtccgcagagacgcattccTGGCGTATATTTGGTCCATATTTGTGTCAGGATGGACGTTACGGATGTTTTGCGTCTAGCCGCTAGAGCGCATTTTTTGTCCGCGCAGACGCAAACGAACgaaaaatgtccgtttgcgtcgcccgttggagatgccctaaggacaCCGGGAGTAGCATAAACAGGATGTCCCTTTTCATGGCAGCAGTTTCGTCAAAGCGAAGAAGAAGATAAGCATGGAATTAACAATTAAGTGAGGGAGATGGAGCGATGCAATCGATCAGCCATTGGCCTGGCTCGGAGCGGTGGGGAAACTCGTTCCGCTTGGCAACTCGCAGCTATGTTAGATCATCCGTCCACTGCTGCAGCTTTTGCTTTTAATTCTTGTCTTCTCCACCGCGGGCAGAGATTAGATTGCGCGTATATATGCATGGCACGTGTGACGGCCGCCGTGATCCTCCTTGTCACCGGTGTCGTGCTGGTTCTGGTGATGCACATCTCGTCTGGGCGATCAGGCGGGGTGCCGTGCTGCGGCCGAGGgagatgggggggggggggggagggggggaggggggggggtggGGCGAAGCAGCGGGTCTTATGGCCGAGGAGCTCGGCGAGGTACCGTGCCAGGACTTCGAGGCAGACGCCAATGGGGCCGGCCGCGAGTGCACGGTATGCCTCGAGGCGTTCCAGGCCAGGCGGGTGACAGGCGCCGAGTGCTGCCGAGGTGCTACCACGGGTTCCACACGCTGTGCGTGTACTCTTGGTTGAGCAAGTGCCGCCGGTGCCCGGTCAGCCGCACCGAGGTGGCCGGAGGCTGCAAGGCGGCCGGCTTGGTGGCTGACAGGGGCGGAGACAGAGGGGGGCGAGCAGGGGACACCCCCCAATGTGTCGCCCCCCTCAACGTTTTGGAGTAGCTCCGGTACTAGTATATGCGTGGTATTTGCCAGCTATAGATAGTTGATTAACTAGCACAATGAATAATTGATTCAAATCTTGTCCAGCAAACCAGAACCCAGTAGCCCATCTCCCCATCTGGCCTTGTTTTCGTGGACCAAAGTTGCTCCATAGACGCAATCGATTGGAATTAACAGATGGATGGATCGATCATTGATTCGTTAAACCGTACATACCCTTGTGACTGCATCTGGCTGCTACCTGCTAGGGAAGGCTCCGTCGGTCTGGCCGCCGCCGGCCGCTAGCCACCTGCCTAAGCCACGGCGACAAGAGAGATCAGATCAATATGCCTGACAGCCTAGTGCTAGCTGCACTGGATCTTTGCAGCGCATCTACCAACTACATCTGATGTAGACTCTCTGATTACTGCCTCATCTTAGTTACACATAATGTCTATATCAAAGGTATATTGTGCATTTGTATTACAATTCAATTCATACTTACCACTTGTTAGTTTTTATATTAGAACGAATAGGAACTATATATTGATGTGTGTGTATTTCCATATAGTTTTTTTTGGGGGCATATAGTTGAAAGACAAAAGCAAGAGAAGAACTGAAAGTACAATTTATTTTTTGAAGAAAAGGGCACAAACGGTTTGTCAAATTGTCATTTTCTGACAGTGATGCTAGATTTGAGATATCATATATTTACCATGTATCATATTCTACTATTTTGTACACCGTTTGGTCCTGTAAAAAAAATTCTTCTATGCCATTTAGTGGCTATTCTTCCTCGCCCCCCCTAAGCTTaaatcctggctccgcccctgGTGGCTGACGAGGCCGCCACCTCAGTGGTCGTCGCTGAAAGAGTGGGAGCTGCAAATCGGTAAAACTGTTCGGCTCTGAGACTGTTTGCTTGTACAGAACTACACAATTAGTAGCTAGGAATTGTTATATATGTGAAATCGTTGTTTGTGCTATGATTTAGTTCATTTTCATGTAATTCACACATAATTTAATTCAATACTGATAGGACTTTTGTTTAGATGAATGTCTACAATATGGCCAGATAAAATCTCTGTTTTCCCAAAGGCACAAATAGCCAATATTTGACTTCTGCACGAGCGAGTGAATATATAGACAAAAAAAATCCACTTTACTCCAAGTAACTTGTGTTTGTCTCAGCTACTTGTCATAGAGTTTAAGGCAGCATTATGAAGATAGTAATTTCTCGAGACAGATTTAATCTTGTAATTTGTCTATAAATGATGTTTATGCCTTGATGTATCAAGAGATACAATCGTTGTTACCTTATAATCGACATCTGTGTATTCAGGATTCATGCGCCACCAGACACAAACTAGCTAGAGAAAGTGACCTGATATATAAATCCTATGAGAACTGAAAGCTAGGGATGCAAACAAGGATGAGTTGAAAAAGATTCGTCAATTTGTGTCAATTTGTGTATTGAGCGTGTGTGCTCAAAAGAAaaattagtactccctccgtccattaaATAGATGTCCGATGGTTCgtctaaattcggatgtatctatgcactaaagtgtgtctagatacattttaATTTAGACAAATTTTTGACATCAAAAAATTGACAGAAGTAGTAGTTGTTGTAAAATATTTTATGTGTGAAACTAAGTACTGTGGAAAATAAAATGCGATGTCTTCCTTTGTTGCAAGTAGCTTTAAAATGTGATGTCTTCGTCAAGAGATGTGACATTACTTTATTTGACAACTTTTTTTATTTGTTTGAATTATGCTACTTAGATTACAAATATGTTTGGGGGCTCTATTTGGGATGCGCCGGTGCGGGTGGCCTCGCTCCAAAAGGCGGCAATTTCTGCATGCATCCTCAAATGACTCTTCCGTCGCAATTATCGGGCGGCTTTCTGGGGGGCACCGGTGGAAAAGGTGATGTTGAAATAGGTGGATACAAGGTAGACACATAAAAGTATATATAAACATATCACAAACAACCTTGAGGCGTTCCAGGCGGGGGCTAGGTGTCGAGTGCTGCCAGGGTGCCAGCACCGGTTCCTCGCGCTGTGCGTGGAATCATGGCTAAGCAAGAGCCACTAGTGCCCGGTCTGCTGCACCGAGGTGGCTGGTGGCGGCAAGTCAGGCGGCTTGGTGGCTGACGAGGCCGCCACCTCGATGGTCATCCCTGAAAGAGTAGGAGCTGCAGATCGGTACTAAATTGTTCGGCTTAGAGACTGCTTGCTTGTGCGTACAACTAGTAGCTAGCAATCGTTATATATGTGAAATCGGTGTGCCTTATGTGATTCTTAGAGCTTGTCAATGTTCTGGTGCAACTTAAGTATAGAAGTATTTAAATTTTGTGTAAGTGGTAATCAAGCTTGGCTTTGGGGTGAAATGTCCCCTATAATACACGCCCAAAGAGGGACTCGCGTCTGATTAGCTAGTTGGTGAGGCAATAGCTTACTAAAGCGATGATCAGTAGCTGATCCGAGAGGATGATCAGCCACACTAGGACTGAGACACGGCCTAGACTCCTATGAGAGGAAAATTTAACAGGGCACTATAATGAGCCTGTCACTACAGAACCTAACATGGCCGCGTCCTTTCATCAAGCTAGGGACATACCTCTTTTTTGCCTGTTCCTTGTTACCTTACCTGGGCAACCTTCCCATCACTAGAGACAGTCAGCGACAACATACTAGTGATCATATAGGTTTAGCATGCTTTCAAATCTTAAGTAGTAACAATAATTTTCTATATTCGCATCCACCTGTATAGCCTACGCGCATGCAGGCATGATCGATTAACCACTAGTTGTTTGCCAAAGTTGTTCCATGGACGTCACCAACCGCAACTTCATCTTGATCTACAGGCTCAGCATCGACCATTCCACTTTCAGCTTcaactgctgctgctgccgccgttgctgcatGCTTGTCGTCGCCACGATCGTCAGCAGCACAGGACGTCGTGTTGGCGTTGATGTCATGAATGCTCAGCCGCTTGCACTGGTTGCGGTCTAGCTTGGCCTGCCTGATGGCGTACTTCTGGTCATGGCTCGCGATCTGGGACGCACTCCTCATCGTCACCAACTCCCTTGACAGCTTCTGCCACTTACCTATGCTGTGTTCAATGATGCCTTTGAGGAATAGCCTGCGATTTATCAGCTGAATTAGTATCAACCGGTCGGGACAAATGCAGATGTACTTAAGCAGAGCTCATTCAACAATGTTTGTACCCACGGTGGACAATTTCTTGGTTTGATTGATCAGCGTATAGGAATTAGTAACCTTAGATGAAAAATGTTCCGTGCGTCATATGATTCTTAGAGCTTGTTAATGTTCCGTGCAAGTTAAATATCTTAGAAGTATTCAATTTGTGTAATATGATCTTCAACCTTGGCTTTGGAGTGAAATGTCCCATATAATACGCGTGCGTGCTTTCGTTTAATTTAATATGAGATTTTAGCTACTGAATGTTAAATTCTACCTTGTACCTGCttgttattgcatatttattgaaAACAAAATTAAATTTTTTAATATCAAAATTCATATCAGTGCACGATAATGGGCCAGTCACTACAGACCCCGACATGGCCAGGTCCTTTCATCAAGCTAGTGACATACCTCTTTTCTGCATGTCGCTTGTTTGTTGTTGCCCTACAAGGGCAACCTTCCCATCACTAATGAGTAGTGACGCTAGTGACGACATACTAGTGATCATATAGGTTTAGCATGCTTGCAAATCTTAAGTAGTAACAATAATTTTCCACATCTTCAAACATAATTCATATCCACATGTATATATACGCGCATGCATATGATCAATGGACCACTAATTGTTTATAAAAACTGTTCCATGGTCATCACCAACTgcaacttcatcttcatctgcaggCGCATCATATGTCGTTCCACTTTCAGCTTCAATTGCTGCTGCTGCCGTAGGTGCAGGGTTCTCGTCGCCACGGTCATCAGCAGCACCGGACAGCGTGTTGGTGTTGATGCTGATGTCATGAATGCTCGGCCGTTTGACCTGGTTGCGTTCTAGCTTCGCCTGCCTGATGGCATACTTCTGGTAGTGGCTCGCGATCTGGGACGCGCTCCTCGTCGTCACCAACTCCCTTGATAGCTTCTGCCACTTACCTATGCCGTATTCAGTGATGCCTTTGAGGAATAGCCTGCGATTTATCAGCTGAATCAGTATCAACCGGCCGGGACAAATGCAGATGTACTTAAGCAGAGCTCATTTGACAACGTTTGTACCCACGGTGGACAATTTCTTGGTTTGGTTGATCAGCGTATAGGAATTAGTAACCTTAGATGAAAAATGTTGTTTGAAAAAACGGTTAAAGAAAGGCTTCCTTTATGCCAACTATTGAGCTATTCATGTAAAAAAAAACTATTGAGCTATTAACAAAGACTTCTTTTATAAAAAAAACATACGCTTTGGTAAATATAATGTGTTAGTGTGTACATGTTTCAGTTATAGTCGTAAATATAAGCATAAGGGCGAAGATCCACTATGTGCACAGTACTTTCACATTTTTCAATATTGAAACATGCTTACTAAAATCGTGCAGTTGTTACTTTCACATTCTTCAATATTGAAACATTCTTACTAAAATTGTGCAGTTGGTACTCTCACATTTTTCTAAATATTGAACCAATCACAAGAACATCTATATATTGATTTAGTGGTTCGGAGGGGTTGTACGTACCTAATGGATCATACCCCAGGTTATTCTCATGTATATATACTCGATGTTTCTCAAAATAACAAAACTACAAAAAAACATGTTCAACTAAAAGTTTATAAAATATTTTTTACCTAGAATTCCACAAAATAATACgtgttttcaaattttgaaaaatataATACGGTCTCATCATGGCGGAAGACGACCAACAGATGTCGTCTAGGCAGCGAAGACAACATGTCGTCCTGGCCGAAGACGataagtgtgtgtgtgtgtctatcCCTGGTTTTGTCCATGGCACTGGTCGTCCTTGGCTAGGATAGCATGCACTTATGGTATTCGGCGAGACAATAGGTGTTGGTCATCTTCGGCAAAGATGACACGGTATTATTTTTGAGTTTTTGTAAAAGACCTATTATTTCTGTTATATAATGGAGAGAAAGTATATTTGAATTTTTTTGGAGAAAACATATATGCAATCGCGGAGCCTACATATGCATTGATACCTGTGTTCTTCTTCGGACCATGGCACGGCCCTGTTCCTCCCCTGGGCAGAGACCTGTGTCCTTTTCCGACCACGTTTGTGCTTGGCTGCCCTGTCCAAATTAGCCTCGCCGCCAGCCATGGACACCGGTGCGGCAGTACTTTCCTCTCCCATCGCAGATGTCGCTGACGCCGCCATGTCATCTGCCGGCGCATCGACGTCGTCTGTTCCACCTGCCGGCGGCACATCGGTTGCTACGGCCGTCAACGCAGGAGCAGCAGGCTGCTCCTGTAGATCCCACTCCGGTGGCGTCTCCACCCGTGGCGCCTCAAGCACAAACCTCAGCTCGTCGACCATGGATCCGTACCGGCTGTGCACCTGGTCTGGAGTCTTGCCGCCGAGGTGCACGGCGATGCGATCCCATCGTGGGTGCATGCGGCAGAGCAGCAGCTCCAGCAGCTTATCCTGCTGCCGCGTCCAGCCGGACGACTCGAGCGCCGGCTGCGAAGCTGGCGATGGCGCCTGGTCACCGTTGGGTCCATCTGTCCATAGCTGCTGAGGGCTGTAGTTGCCAGACGCCGTCGCCTCCTCCATGGCTTTAGAGGCAAGCGAACGCCGCTTTATCCCGTAATATTGTTCAAGTGTCACGGCGGCGGACTCGATCGTTCCTACATCGAGTAGTAACCGCGTCCTGGACTTCGACGAAAGACCCAATCTGCCACGATCGGAGAGCGCCCCGCGTCGATCTTAATC includes the following:
- the LOC127309350 gene encoding uncharacterized protein → MEEATASGNYSPQQLWTDGPNGDQAPSPASQPALESSGWTRQQDKLLELLLCRMHPRWDRIAVHLGGKTPDQVHSRYGSMVDELRFVLEAPRVETPPEWDLQEQPAAPALTAVATDVPPAGGTDDVDAPADDMAASATSAMGEESTAAPVSMAGGEANLDRAAKHKRGRKRTQVSAQGRNRAVPWSEEEHRLFLKGITEYGIGKWQKLSRELVTTRSASQIASHYQKYAIRQAKLERNQVKRPSIHDISINTNTLSGAADDRGDENPAPTAAAAIEAESGTTYDAPADEDEVAVGDDHGTLINRRLFLKGIIEHSIGKWQKLSRELVTMRSASQIASHDQKYAIRQAKLDRNQCKRLSIHDINANTTSCAADDRGDDKHAATAAAAAVEAESGMVDAEPVDQDEVAVGDVHGTTLANN